The proteins below come from a single Candidatus Zixiibacteriota bacterium genomic window:
- a CDS encoding FG-GAP repeat protein codes for MNYGVGSNPNSVTSADFDGDGKPDLAVANTGSSTVSILKNNGNWHPAVLD; via the coding sequence GTGAATTACGGGGTGGGGAGTAATCCTAATTCAGTTACATCCGCCGACTTTGACGGGGACGGGAAACCTGATCTGGCGGTCGCGAATACAGGTTCCAGCACTGTCTCGATCCTGAAAAACAACGGCAACTGGCATCCTGCTGTGTTGGATTAA